A part of Drosophila ananassae strain 14024-0371.13 chromosome 2R, ASM1763931v2, whole genome shotgun sequence genomic DNA contains:
- the LOC6507306 gene encoding anion exchange protein 3 isoform X1 → MSFSSASGRENNVRKLSFLGFNTKKKSGNEDPDEVLLDSEMEKVFAGNNARKEKFDVTTFQDNTQLPIGSRKKNSIRTNDLNIEEDSEYESQTEPLNNAQNYDDIPEDCPLVSERAGHGDHSDNSADEKRVQFGDKKKLVVTPPSLSYDEQPTDQSHERKRRRSRHQYYRQRKFSHQDSVEPKKTLEENGDAGARRISVQPEDTALETNGQMPTKQEADLNELRSHRSDDPRALRRHKIHHSSIKLRELPQITISPFTNKKPEVDHSPHEIFVQLDELTGVGEDREWKETARWIKYEEDVEEGSDRWGKPHVASLSFHSLLNLRRCLETGVVLLDLNEKDLPAVAYRVVEQMVIEDLIDINDKPSVMRSLLLRHRHVNEHQGVLPFTKRKYNSYTSLQQLIPKSFLWMGAESSQQQQQQHQQLQQQFQQQQQSRNLAKARRSICVTSSAPPTAAMLNLATATAAAAAIDHRRHSTMSYLGNLSGTDDKKIKIMPASEIGGSKRSNELKIDMKDDLYSSSQEDLKKLQNDTILKRIPAGAEATTVLVGAVEFLEQPTIAFVRLSEGVLMPTLTEVPVPVRFMFVLLGPRNFDLDYHEVGRSISTLMANEHFHAIAYKADDRKDLLSAINEFLDDSIVLPPGNWDRHDLLPFEELKAKKDWIRTRKIKALQVKRDSEMIKIGKDEEKALLEKQTLGAIGMGAGGDGGGGGGDGGSDDEDGRKKKRPSPLEKTHRLWGGLRNDLKRRMPMYKSDILDGLNTETLAATIFMYFACLSTAITFGGLVSAKTDSWIGISETLISCSLVGIIFHCLSCQPLVIIGTTGPLLLFDEALMVFCTNNNFDFLSLRVYVGCWLIVIALFVSAFEGSVYVRLLTRFTQEIFSALITLIYIVETMMKLVSIYEQNPLLPDYNLPPPTLVGHDVNGTSHVNATESVLNATTTSMPMGPPALPKNQPNTALFCTILTLATFVVAYYLKLFRNSHFLGRNARRALGDFGVPISIAIFVLVDYLVPAVYTEKLVVPEGLSPSDPSKRGWYIGFNATSTWIPFACIVPALLVYILIFMESQISELIVDKPDRGLKKGSGLHWDIVLLCLLNCACGLFGMPWHCAATVRSVTHVSSVTIMSRTHAPGESPRIVDVKEQRLSGFFVCLMIGLSVLMAPLLRLIPMAVLFGVFLYMGIASMSGVQFFERVRLYFMPVKHYPPTPYVKRVRPWKLHLFTTIQVLCLVLLWTVKSSRFSLAFPFFLIMMVPIRQQLNALYKPEEMQALDGSEAKNDEDEPDFYEQTNLPA, encoded by the exons ATGAGCTTCAGTTCGGCCAGCGGCAGGGAGAACAATGTCCGCAAACTCTCCTTCCTCGGCTTCAATACCAAAAAGAAG TCCGGCAATGAGGATCCCGACGAGGTGCTGCTGGACTCGGAAATGGAAAAGGTGTTTGCCGGCAACAATGCGCGCAAGGAGAAGTTCGATGTAACCACTTTCCAGGACAACACCCAGTTACCTATAGGATCCCGAAAGAAGAATAGCA TTCGCACAAACGATCTAAATATCGAGGAAGACTCGGAGTACGAGAGCCAAACGGAGCCCCTAAACAATGCACAAAACTACGATGACATCCCGGAGGACTGTCCACTAGTCTCCGAGCGAGCCGGACACGGTGACCACTCGGACAACTCGGCGGACGAGAAGCGGGTCCAGTTTGGCGACAAGAAGAAGCTAGTCGTCACCCCGCCCAGCCTGAGCTACGATGAACAGCCCACGGACCAATCGCACGAACGTAAACGCAGAAGAAG CCGCCATCAGTATTATAGACAGCGTAAATTCTCACATCAGGACAGCGTGGAACCCAAAAAGACTCTCGAGGAAAACGGTGATGCAGGTGCGCGTCGCATCTCTGTGCAGCCTGAGGACACGGCATTGGAG ACAAATGGCCAAATGCCGACTAAACAG GAGGCTGATCTTAACGAGCTGAGATCACATCGTTCCGACGACCCGCGTGCCCTGAGACGCCACAAGATCCATCATTCATCCATCAAGCTACGCGAGTTGCCACAAATAACTATTTCGCCCTTCACCAACAAGAAGCCCGAAGTGGATCACAGTCCCCATGAG ATATTTGTACAACTGGATGAGCTCACCGGCGTGGGCGAGGATCGTGAGTGGAAGGAGACTGCCCGCTGGATCAAGTATGAGGAGGATGTCGAGGAGGGTTCCGATCGCTGGGGCAAGCCCCATGTTGCCTCTCTCTCCTTCCACTCGCTGCTCAATTTGCGTCGCTGCCTGGAAACGGGCGTTGTCCTGCTCGACCTCAACGAGAAGGATCTGCCCGCCGTGGCCTATCGTGTGGTGGAGCAG ATGGTGATCGAGGACCTGATCGACATCAATGACAAGCCCTCGGTGATGAGGTCGCTGCTCCTGCGCCATCGCCATGTCAACGAACACCAGGGTGTGCTGCCTTTCACCAAGAGAAAGTACAACAGCTATACCAGCCTTCAG caacttATACCCAAATCG TTTCTTTGGATGGGGGCGGAGTCCtcgcaacagcagcaacagcaacaccagcagttgcaacaacagttccagcagcaacagcaatccCGAAACCTGGCCAAGGCCAGACGGAGCATATGCGTCACCTCCAGTGCCCCGCCCACGGCAGCGATGTTGAACTTGGCCACTGCCACAGCCGCGGCGGCGGCCATCGACCATCGACGTCACTCCACGATGTCCTACCTGGGT AACCTGTCCGGCACGGATGACAAGAAGATCAAGATCATGCCGGCCAGTGAGATCGGTGGCAGCAAGCGCAGCAATGAGCTCAAGATCGACATGAAGGACGACTTGTATTCCTCGTCGCAGGAGGATCTCAAGAAGCTGCAGAACGACACCATACTCAAGAGGATTCCCGCCGGTGCTGAAGCCACCACAGTGTTG GTCGGTGCCGTGGAGTTCCTTGAGCAGCCCACCATTGCCTTCGTTCGTCTGTCGGAGGGTGTCCTGATGCCCACTCTGACCGAGGTCCCTGTCCCAGTGAGATTCATGTTTGTGCTGCTGGGTCCCCGGAACTTTGATCTGGACTACCATGAGGTGGGTCGCTCCATCTCCACCCTGATGGCCAACGAGCACTTCCACGCCATTGCCTACAAGGCCGACGATCGCAAGGATCTGCTCTCGGCCATTAATGAGTTCCTGGACGACTCGATTGTGCTGCCGCCGGGCAATTGGGATCGTCACGATCTGCTGCCCTTCGAGGAGCTGAAGGCCAAGAAGGACTGGATCCGGACGCGCAAGATCAAGGCCCTGCAGGTGAAGCGCGACAGCGAGATGATCAAGATCGGCAAGGACGAGGAGAAGGCGCTCCTGGAAAAGCAAACCCTGGGCGCCATTGGCATGGGAGCCGGTGGCgacggcggtggcggtggaggCGACGGTGGCTCGGATGACGAGGACGGGCGGAAAAAGAAGCGACCCAGTCCGTTGGAGAAGACCCACCGACTGTGGGGTGGCCTTAGGAACGATCTTAAGCGGCGGATGCCCATGTACAAGAGCGATATCCTGGACGGCCTCAACACGGAGACCCTGGCGGCCACCATCTTCATGTACTTCGCCTGCCTGTCGACGGCCATCACCTTTGGTGGCCTCGTTTCGGCGAAGACCGACAGCTGGATCGGCATCTCGGAGACACTGATCTCGTGCTCCCTGGTGGGCATCATCTTCCATTGCCTCTCCTGCCAGCCGCTGGTGATAATTGGCACCACGGGACCCCTGCTGCTCTTCGACGAGGCTCTGATGGTCTTCTGCACCAACAACAACTTCGACTTCCTGTCCCTGAGAGTCTATGTGGGATGTTGGCTGATCGTCATAGCCCTGTTTGTGTCCGCCTTCGAGGGCAGTGTCTACGTTCGACTGCTGACCAGATTCACCCAGGAGATCTTCTCGGCGCTGATCACACTCATCTACATCGTAGAGACCATGATGAAGCTGGTGTCCATCTACGAGCAGAATCCCCTGCTGCCGGACTACAATCTTCCGCCACCGACGCTAGTGGGTCATGATGTCAATGGTACTTCTCATGTCAATGCCACTGAGAGTGTCCTGAACGCCACCACAACGTCCATGCCCATGGGTCCTCCTGCCCTGCCCAAGAACCAACCCAATACCGCTCTCTTCTGCACCATCCTGACACTGGCCACGTTTGTGGTGGCCTACTACCTGAAACTCTTCCGCAACTCCCACTTCCTGGGACGCAATGCCCGTCGTGCTCTTGGAGACTTCGGCGTGCCCATTTCCATTGCCATCTTTGTGCTGGTGGACTACCTGGTGCCGGCTGTCTACACCGAGAAGCTGGTGGTGCCCGAAGGTCTGTCGCCCAGTGATCCCTCCAAGCGTGGCTGGTACATCGGCTTCAatgccacctccacctggattcCTTTCGCTTGCATTGTGCCCGCCCTGCTCGTCTACATCCTGATCTTCATGGAGTCCCAGATCTCGGAGTTGATTGTGGACAAGCCAGATCGTGGCCTAAAGAAGGGCTCTGGTCTCCACTGGGACATTGTTCTGCTCTGCCTCCTCAACTGTGCCTGTGGGTTGTTTGGCATGCCCTGGCATTGTGCGGCCACGGTGCGTTCCGTGACACATGTCTCTTCGGTTACCATTATGTCGCG CACACATGCTCCTGGTGAGTCGCCGAGGATCGTGGATGTGAAGGAGCAACGCCTGTCTGGTTTCTTTGTATGTCTCATGATCGGACTGTCTGTCCTGATGGCTCCGCTCCTGCGTCTGATTCCCATGGCAGTGCTTTTCGGCGTGTTTCTTTACATGGGTATAGCCTCCATGAGTGGTGTGCAGTTCTTTGAAAG AGTAAGACTATACTTCATGCCCGTTAAGCACTATCCACCAACGCCCTACGTGAAACGTGTGCGTCCCTGGAAGCTGCACCTGTTCACCACCATCCAGGTGCTGTGCCTGGTCCTACTTTGGACTGTGAAGTCTTCGAGGTTCTCCCTTGCCTTCCCCTTTTTCCTGATCATGATGGTGCCAATCAGACAACAATTAAATGCCCTCTACAAGCCCGAAGAAATGCAAGCG TTGGATGGAAGCGAGGCCAAGAACGACGAAGACGAGCCGGACTTCTACGAACAAACCAACTTACCAGCCTAG
- the LOC6507306 gene encoding anion exchange protein 3 isoform X2, with amino-acid sequence MSFSSASGRENNVRKLSFLGFNTKKKSGNEDPDEVLLDSEMEKVFAGNNARKEKFDVTTFQDNTQLPIGSRKKNSIRTNDLNIEEDSEYESQTEPLNNAQNYDDIPEDCPLVSERAGHGDHSDNSADEKRVQFGDKKKLVVTPPSLSYDEQPTDQSHERKRRRSRHQYYRQRKFSHQDSVEPKKTLEENGDAGARRISVQPEDTALETNGQMPTKQEADLNELRSHRSDDPRALRRHKIHHSSIKLRELPQITISPFTNKKPEVDHSPHEIFVQLDELTGVGEDREWKETARWIKYEEDVEEGSDRWGKPHVASLSFHSLLNLRRCLETGVVLLDLNEKDLPAVAYRVVEQMVIEDLIDINDKPSVMRSLLLRHRHVNEHQGVLPFTKRKYNSYTSLQFLWMGAESSQQQQQQHQQLQQQFQQQQQSRNLAKARRSICVTSSAPPTAAMLNLATATAAAAAIDHRRHSTMSYLGNLSGTDDKKIKIMPASEIGGSKRSNELKIDMKDDLYSSSQEDLKKLQNDTILKRIPAGAEATTVLVGAVEFLEQPTIAFVRLSEGVLMPTLTEVPVPVRFMFVLLGPRNFDLDYHEVGRSISTLMANEHFHAIAYKADDRKDLLSAINEFLDDSIVLPPGNWDRHDLLPFEELKAKKDWIRTRKIKALQVKRDSEMIKIGKDEEKALLEKQTLGAIGMGAGGDGGGGGGDGGSDDEDGRKKKRPSPLEKTHRLWGGLRNDLKRRMPMYKSDILDGLNTETLAATIFMYFACLSTAITFGGLVSAKTDSWIGISETLISCSLVGIIFHCLSCQPLVIIGTTGPLLLFDEALMVFCTNNNFDFLSLRVYVGCWLIVIALFVSAFEGSVYVRLLTRFTQEIFSALITLIYIVETMMKLVSIYEQNPLLPDYNLPPPTLVGHDVNGTSHVNATESVLNATTTSMPMGPPALPKNQPNTALFCTILTLATFVVAYYLKLFRNSHFLGRNARRALGDFGVPISIAIFVLVDYLVPAVYTEKLVVPEGLSPSDPSKRGWYIGFNATSTWIPFACIVPALLVYILIFMESQISELIVDKPDRGLKKGSGLHWDIVLLCLLNCACGLFGMPWHCAATVRSVTHVSSVTIMSRTHAPGESPRIVDVKEQRLSGFFVCLMIGLSVLMAPLLRLIPMAVLFGVFLYMGIASMSGVQFFERVRLYFMPVKHYPPTPYVKRVRPWKLHLFTTIQVLCLVLLWTVKSSRFSLAFPFFLIMMVPIRQQLNALYKPEEMQALDGSEAKNDEDEPDFYEQTNLPA; translated from the exons ATGAGCTTCAGTTCGGCCAGCGGCAGGGAGAACAATGTCCGCAAACTCTCCTTCCTCGGCTTCAATACCAAAAAGAAG TCCGGCAATGAGGATCCCGACGAGGTGCTGCTGGACTCGGAAATGGAAAAGGTGTTTGCCGGCAACAATGCGCGCAAGGAGAAGTTCGATGTAACCACTTTCCAGGACAACACCCAGTTACCTATAGGATCCCGAAAGAAGAATAGCA TTCGCACAAACGATCTAAATATCGAGGAAGACTCGGAGTACGAGAGCCAAACGGAGCCCCTAAACAATGCACAAAACTACGATGACATCCCGGAGGACTGTCCACTAGTCTCCGAGCGAGCCGGACACGGTGACCACTCGGACAACTCGGCGGACGAGAAGCGGGTCCAGTTTGGCGACAAGAAGAAGCTAGTCGTCACCCCGCCCAGCCTGAGCTACGATGAACAGCCCACGGACCAATCGCACGAACGTAAACGCAGAAGAAG CCGCCATCAGTATTATAGACAGCGTAAATTCTCACATCAGGACAGCGTGGAACCCAAAAAGACTCTCGAGGAAAACGGTGATGCAGGTGCGCGTCGCATCTCTGTGCAGCCTGAGGACACGGCATTGGAG ACAAATGGCCAAATGCCGACTAAACAG GAGGCTGATCTTAACGAGCTGAGATCACATCGTTCCGACGACCCGCGTGCCCTGAGACGCCACAAGATCCATCATTCATCCATCAAGCTACGCGAGTTGCCACAAATAACTATTTCGCCCTTCACCAACAAGAAGCCCGAAGTGGATCACAGTCCCCATGAG ATATTTGTACAACTGGATGAGCTCACCGGCGTGGGCGAGGATCGTGAGTGGAAGGAGACTGCCCGCTGGATCAAGTATGAGGAGGATGTCGAGGAGGGTTCCGATCGCTGGGGCAAGCCCCATGTTGCCTCTCTCTCCTTCCACTCGCTGCTCAATTTGCGTCGCTGCCTGGAAACGGGCGTTGTCCTGCTCGACCTCAACGAGAAGGATCTGCCCGCCGTGGCCTATCGTGTGGTGGAGCAG ATGGTGATCGAGGACCTGATCGACATCAATGACAAGCCCTCGGTGATGAGGTCGCTGCTCCTGCGCCATCGCCATGTCAACGAACACCAGGGTGTGCTGCCTTTCACCAAGAGAAAGTACAACAGCTATACCAGCCTTCAG TTTCTTTGGATGGGGGCGGAGTCCtcgcaacagcagcaacagcaacaccagcagttgcaacaacagttccagcagcaacagcaatccCGAAACCTGGCCAAGGCCAGACGGAGCATATGCGTCACCTCCAGTGCCCCGCCCACGGCAGCGATGTTGAACTTGGCCACTGCCACAGCCGCGGCGGCGGCCATCGACCATCGACGTCACTCCACGATGTCCTACCTGGGT AACCTGTCCGGCACGGATGACAAGAAGATCAAGATCATGCCGGCCAGTGAGATCGGTGGCAGCAAGCGCAGCAATGAGCTCAAGATCGACATGAAGGACGACTTGTATTCCTCGTCGCAGGAGGATCTCAAGAAGCTGCAGAACGACACCATACTCAAGAGGATTCCCGCCGGTGCTGAAGCCACCACAGTGTTG GTCGGTGCCGTGGAGTTCCTTGAGCAGCCCACCATTGCCTTCGTTCGTCTGTCGGAGGGTGTCCTGATGCCCACTCTGACCGAGGTCCCTGTCCCAGTGAGATTCATGTTTGTGCTGCTGGGTCCCCGGAACTTTGATCTGGACTACCATGAGGTGGGTCGCTCCATCTCCACCCTGATGGCCAACGAGCACTTCCACGCCATTGCCTACAAGGCCGACGATCGCAAGGATCTGCTCTCGGCCATTAATGAGTTCCTGGACGACTCGATTGTGCTGCCGCCGGGCAATTGGGATCGTCACGATCTGCTGCCCTTCGAGGAGCTGAAGGCCAAGAAGGACTGGATCCGGACGCGCAAGATCAAGGCCCTGCAGGTGAAGCGCGACAGCGAGATGATCAAGATCGGCAAGGACGAGGAGAAGGCGCTCCTGGAAAAGCAAACCCTGGGCGCCATTGGCATGGGAGCCGGTGGCgacggcggtggcggtggaggCGACGGTGGCTCGGATGACGAGGACGGGCGGAAAAAGAAGCGACCCAGTCCGTTGGAGAAGACCCACCGACTGTGGGGTGGCCTTAGGAACGATCTTAAGCGGCGGATGCCCATGTACAAGAGCGATATCCTGGACGGCCTCAACACGGAGACCCTGGCGGCCACCATCTTCATGTACTTCGCCTGCCTGTCGACGGCCATCACCTTTGGTGGCCTCGTTTCGGCGAAGACCGACAGCTGGATCGGCATCTCGGAGACACTGATCTCGTGCTCCCTGGTGGGCATCATCTTCCATTGCCTCTCCTGCCAGCCGCTGGTGATAATTGGCACCACGGGACCCCTGCTGCTCTTCGACGAGGCTCTGATGGTCTTCTGCACCAACAACAACTTCGACTTCCTGTCCCTGAGAGTCTATGTGGGATGTTGGCTGATCGTCATAGCCCTGTTTGTGTCCGCCTTCGAGGGCAGTGTCTACGTTCGACTGCTGACCAGATTCACCCAGGAGATCTTCTCGGCGCTGATCACACTCATCTACATCGTAGAGACCATGATGAAGCTGGTGTCCATCTACGAGCAGAATCCCCTGCTGCCGGACTACAATCTTCCGCCACCGACGCTAGTGGGTCATGATGTCAATGGTACTTCTCATGTCAATGCCACTGAGAGTGTCCTGAACGCCACCACAACGTCCATGCCCATGGGTCCTCCTGCCCTGCCCAAGAACCAACCCAATACCGCTCTCTTCTGCACCATCCTGACACTGGCCACGTTTGTGGTGGCCTACTACCTGAAACTCTTCCGCAACTCCCACTTCCTGGGACGCAATGCCCGTCGTGCTCTTGGAGACTTCGGCGTGCCCATTTCCATTGCCATCTTTGTGCTGGTGGACTACCTGGTGCCGGCTGTCTACACCGAGAAGCTGGTGGTGCCCGAAGGTCTGTCGCCCAGTGATCCCTCCAAGCGTGGCTGGTACATCGGCTTCAatgccacctccacctggattcCTTTCGCTTGCATTGTGCCCGCCCTGCTCGTCTACATCCTGATCTTCATGGAGTCCCAGATCTCGGAGTTGATTGTGGACAAGCCAGATCGTGGCCTAAAGAAGGGCTCTGGTCTCCACTGGGACATTGTTCTGCTCTGCCTCCTCAACTGTGCCTGTGGGTTGTTTGGCATGCCCTGGCATTGTGCGGCCACGGTGCGTTCCGTGACACATGTCTCTTCGGTTACCATTATGTCGCG CACACATGCTCCTGGTGAGTCGCCGAGGATCGTGGATGTGAAGGAGCAACGCCTGTCTGGTTTCTTTGTATGTCTCATGATCGGACTGTCTGTCCTGATGGCTCCGCTCCTGCGTCTGATTCCCATGGCAGTGCTTTTCGGCGTGTTTCTTTACATGGGTATAGCCTCCATGAGTGGTGTGCAGTTCTTTGAAAG AGTAAGACTATACTTCATGCCCGTTAAGCACTATCCACCAACGCCCTACGTGAAACGTGTGCGTCCCTGGAAGCTGCACCTGTTCACCACCATCCAGGTGCTGTGCCTGGTCCTACTTTGGACTGTGAAGTCTTCGAGGTTCTCCCTTGCCTTCCCCTTTTTCCTGATCATGATGGTGCCAATCAGACAACAATTAAATGCCCTCTACAAGCCCGAAGAAATGCAAGCG TTGGATGGAAGCGAGGCCAAGAACGACGAAGACGAGCCGGACTTCTACGAACAAACCAACTTACCAGCCTAG